TGGACGTCCGCCGCCGGGCTGCTCTCGGTCCCCGCGCCGGAACGCTCGTCGCGTGTCCTGGTGCCATCTCGCTGCACGGGAGGGAGGACGTGACCCGGTGGCACGGCGGTTCCACCGTGAGCGTGAACATTCCCGAACGCGCCCCCGGCGCCCGCCCCGCGCCCGGGACGGCCACCCGCCCGGCTACTTGCAGGGCGCAGCCGTCGGCACCGCGCCGAAAACGTTGTCCGGCGGCGGGCTGCCCGGTGCCACCACGGTGGGCGACGGGCTCGGACTCGGGCTCGCGGACGCCTTGGCCGCGCCGCGGGCCTGGGTCATGGACGGCGCCGGGCCGGGCGGGGTGGCCAGCGCGGCCGGGACGTGCGGGGTGGTCGGGCAGGCGGTCCGGCTGGCCGGGGCGCCGGCGTCGACCGGTACGGCGGTCGGCCGGATCCCGCAGCCGGAGGCCAGCGCGAGCAGGAACAGCACGCCGGCGGCGCGGCGCAGGGTGGTGGTGGCGGGGGCGGTCACGTGGCGTCCTTGTCCTCGGCGGCGTCGCGCGCGGGGCCGTCCTCGGCCCCGCCCGCGGACGGCGGAGGCGGCGGGGTCAGCGGCAGCGTCAGGGTGAACACCGCGCCGACCTCCCCGTTCGCCGCCGTGATCGTCCCCCCGTGTATCTGGGCGTTGGCCATCGCGATCGACAGGCCCAGACCGCTGCCCTCCGAGCGGGCCCGCCCGCGGTCCGCCTTGTAGAAGCGGTCGAAGACGTGCGGCAGCACGTCCTCCGGGATGCCCGGGCCGCTGTCGGAGACCTCGACCACGACCGAGTCCTCGGCCTGCCGGACCCGCACCCGCACCGGCGAGCCGCCGTGCTTGAGCGCGTTGCCGATCAGGTTGGCGAAGACCACGTCGAGCCGGCGCGGGTCGACCACGGCCAGGATGCCGCGCGGGGCGTCCAGTTCGACCGCGTCGTACCAGGCCCGCCCGTCGATGCAGGACATGATCAGGTCGGCGATGTCCACCTCGTCGGCGACCAGCTTGGCGGTGCCGGCGTCGAAGCGGGTCACCTCCATCAGGTTCTCCACCAGGTCGGACAGCCGCCGGGTCTCGCTGACCACCAGCCGTACGGCCGGTTCGATCATCGGGTCCAGCGACTCGGCCTCGTCCTCCAGGATGTCGGTGACGGCGGTCATCGCGGTCAGCGGGGTGCGCAGCTCGTGCGACATGTCGGCGACGAACCGGCGGCTCTGCGCCTCGCGCGCGCTCAGCTCCTCGACCTGCTCGTGCAGCTGCTCCGCGGTCCGGTTGAACGTCCTCGCCAGGTCGGCGAGTTCGTCCGAGCCGTCGACCTCCAGCCGGGTGTCCAGGTGCCCTTCGCCGAGCCGCCGGGCGGCGTCGCCGAGCCGCCTGACCGGCCGCAGCACGGTGGCCGAGGCGGCCTGGGCGAGCAGGGCCGAGCCGATCAGCGCGAACAGCGTGGCGGTGGCCAGCGACCAGCCCAGCGTGTTGAGGTCGGCCCGCTCGTTCTCCAGCGACTTGAACATGTACGCCGTCGGGCCGTTCGGCACCACCTTGGTGCCGCCGATCAGGAACGGCCGGCCCTCCAGGTTCTGCCGCTGCCAGTACAGGTGGTACGGGTACGGGTTGCTCTCGCTGACCTCGCGCGGCTTGGCGACGGTGGTCTGCAGCGCGGTCGGTACGTCGGCCAGCGTGAAGTGCGCGGGGTCGGAGGAGGGCGCGCACTCCGGGTGCGCCGGATCGACCACCACCACGTCGTAACTCAGGCCGGAGCTGGCCACGCTGGAGGCCAGCGCGGCGAGCTCCGGGCAGCTCGCGTTCAGCGGCAGCTCGGAGACGTTGCGGCTGAGCGAGACCCGGAAGTCGTTCAGCGCGGTGTTCTGGGCGCGCTTGAGCACCGCGTCGCGGTTCAGCCAGTACGCGATGCCGGAGGCCGAGACCGCGGCGAGCAGCGCCACCGCCGCGAACACCGCGATCAGCCGCACCCGCAGGGAGCGCAGCCGTCGCCACCAGCCCGCCGGGAAGCGCCGGGCAGTCGTCTGATGGTCAGTCACAGGAGCCTGTCGTGGTACGGGAGTTCGCGGGCCGGGGGGCGGGGTTCGGAGGTCTGGGGCCGGAGGCCTGAGGACGAGAAGGGCGGTCGGGCGGCCCGGGAGGCCTCAGGCCGGCGGGTCCAGCCGGTAGCCCACCCCGCGGACGGTGCGGATCAGCGTCGGCGCGGACGGCACGTCCTCGACCTTGGCGCGCAGCCGCTGCACGCAGGCGTCCACCAGCCGGGAGTCGCCGAGGTAGTCGTGTTCCCAGACCAGCCGCAGCAGCTGCTGGCGGGAGAGTGCCTGGCCGGGGCGGCGGCTGAGTTCCAGCAGCAGCCGCAGCTCGGTCGGGGTGAGCTGGAGGTCCTGCCCGTCCTTGGTGACGGTCATCGCCGCCCGGTCGATCACCACGGTGCCGTACGCCGAGGAGTCCGAGCTCTCCCGCTCGCCGCGCCGCAGCACCGCCCGGATCCGGGCGTCCAGCACGCGCGGCTGCACGGGTTTGACGACGTAGTCGTCCGCGCCGGACTCCAGGCCCACCACCACGTCGATGTCGTCGGAACGCGCGGTCAGCAGGATGATCGGCAGCTGGTCGGTGCGGCGGATCCGACGGCACACTTCGAAGCCGTCGATCCCGGGCAGCATGACGTCCAGCACGATCAGGTCGGGCCGCTGCTCCTTGAAGAGCCTCAGGCCGTCCTCGCCGGAGGCGGCGGTGGCCACGCGGTGGCCCTGGCGGGTGAGGGCGAGTTCGAGGCCGGTCCGGATGGCGTCGTCGTCCTCGATCAGTAGGAGGAAAGGCACGGCCCCATTTTGGCCCACCGGAAGCGTCGAATCACCCCCGGGACCGTTCACCGACCGTCCGGGAACCGGAAGGACCGCCACCGGCGTCCGGTACGGAGGGAGGCGGACCGGGACGAAAGGCCCACGCCTGTGACACCCCTGTGACAGTCGGCGGACAGCGCCATCACAACCGGCGGGCAGGATTTTCCATGTCGCCGCAGGACAGCGGGCCGCAAGGCCGGCTGGAGGGCGGCTACCGGAACCGCTCGTACCGACCCAGGGGGCGCACGATGAACGCCATGCTTCAGACCCGGACCAACCCGGCTGTCCGCACCGCGCGTTCGTCAGCCACCGCCCACCGCACCCGGTACGAGATCAGGACCGACGAGAACTCCGGTGCCGTGACCGTACGGGGGTGCGCGCACAGCACCGGTGGAAACCCTGTCGCCCGTCGGGTGAGCGGCGGCGGCAGGACGGGGGAGCTGTACGGAGTCGGCCGGCTGGGGAGTTCGGTCGACTCCGCCAACACCCTCACGCTGCGGGGGATCCTCCCCGTCCGCGTCGAGGGCACGGACACCCCGGGGGGGAACCGGGGTACCGGGGGGAACGGTCTGCGGACGGTCGGTTCGGGGGAACCGGCCGGTCGTGAGGCCGCCGGTGCGACGCTGCTGCGGCTGAACCCCGCCGCGGCCCGCACCACCGAGGCGGGACAGGGAGGCGCGCAGGGGGAGCACTCGGCCGCCGCGGAGGACCACATCACGGAGTTCACCGCGTACGTGCGCGAGCGCCGCGCCTCCCTGTACGCCACGGCGTACCACCTCACCGGT
The genomic region above belongs to Streptomyces sp. 1331.2 and contains:
- a CDS encoding sensor histidine kinase, whose protein sequence is MTDHQTTARRFPAGWWRRLRSLRVRLIAVFAAVALLAAVSASGIAYWLNRDAVLKRAQNTALNDFRVSLSRNVSELPLNASCPELAALASSVASSGLSYDVVVVDPAHPECAPSSDPAHFTLADVPTALQTTVAKPREVSESNPYPYHLYWQRQNLEGRPFLIGGTKVVPNGPTAYMFKSLENERADLNTLGWSLATATLFALIGSALLAQAASATVLRPVRRLGDAARRLGEGHLDTRLEVDGSDELADLARTFNRTAEQLHEQVEELSAREAQSRRFVADMSHELRTPLTAMTAVTDILEDEAESLDPMIEPAVRLVVSETRRLSDLVENLMEVTRFDAGTAKLVADEVDIADLIMSCIDGRAWYDAVELDAPRGILAVVDPRRLDVVFANLIGNALKHGGSPVRVRVRQAEDSVVVEVSDSGPGIPEDVLPHVFDRFYKADRGRARSEGSGLGLSIAMANAQIHGGTITAANGEVGAVFTLTLPLTPPPPPSAGGAEDGPARDAAEDKDAT
- a CDS encoding response regulator transcription factor — encoded protein: MPFLLLIEDDDAIRTGLELALTRQGHRVATAASGEDGLRLFKEQRPDLIVLDVMLPGIDGFEVCRRIRRTDQLPIILLTARSDDIDVVVGLESGADDYVVKPVQPRVLDARIRAVLRRGERESSDSSAYGTVVIDRAAMTVTKDGQDLQLTPTELRLLLELSRRPGQALSRQQLLRLVWEHDYLGDSRLVDACVQRLRAKVEDVPSAPTLIRTVRGVGYRLDPPA
- a CDS encoding SigE family RNA polymerase sigma factor, with amino-acid sequence MRTDENSGAVTVRGCAHSTGGNPVARRVSGGGRTGELYGVGRLGSSVDSANTLTLRGILPVRVEGTDTPGGNRGTGGNGLRTVGSGEPAGREAAGATLLRLNPAAARTTEAGQGGAQGEHSAAAEDHITEFTAYVRERRASLYATAYHLTGDRYEAEDLLQSALFSTYRAWGRITDKAAVGGYLRRTMTNLHISAWRRRKVNEYPTEELPETAGDTDAMGGTELRTVLWQALAKLPENQRTMLVLRYYEGKTDPEIADVLGISVGTVKSSIWRALRRLRDDEHLNKSGDTVRAFGELVA